A single region of the Diadema setosum chromosome 14, eeDiaSeto1, whole genome shotgun sequence genome encodes:
- the LOC140237884 gene encoding guanosine-3',5'-bis(diphosphate) 3'-pyrophosphohydrolase MESH1-like isoform X2, which yields MVHTRKYLLQPARTRLHRVARILAKEADVTDLATLQAALLHDTVEDTDTTFDEIEKLFGKEVRDIVADVTDDKSLPKMERKRRQVEHASHCSPKAKLVKLADKLYNLRDLDREVPQGWTQERAQEYFQWASQVVQGLRGSSQALERRLDELFKKHDVIVET from the exons ATGGTTCATACCCGGAAATATTTATTGCAACCAGCTCGAACGCGACTGCACA GAGTGGCAAGGATATTGGCCAAAGAGGCAGATGTAACGGACCTGGCAACATTACAG GCTGCACTCTTGCATGACACCGTGGAGGACACTGATACAACCTTTGATGAGATTGAGAAGCTCTTTGGGAAGGAGGTGCGCGACATTGTCGCCGACGTCACCGACGACAAATCCCTTCCCAAGATGGAGCGCAAACGTCGCCAGGTGGAGCATGCCTCCCACTGCAGCCCCAAGGCCAAACTGGTCAAGCTTGCAGACAAGCTCTACAACCTCAGGGACCTGGACCGAGAGGTGCCGCAGGGCTGGACCCAGGAGAGGGCCCAGGAGTACTTCCAGTGGGCCTCGCAGGTGGTCCAGGGTCTCCGCGGGTCCAGCCAAGCCCTGGAGAGGAGACTGGACGAGCTCTTCAAGAAACATGACGTCATTGTAGAAACGTAG
- the LOC140237884 gene encoding guanosine-3',5'-bis(diphosphate) 3'-pyrophosphohydrolase MESH1-like isoform X1: protein MDLVELVECADFAARKHKDQRRKNAAATPYINHPIGVARILAKEADVTDLATLQAALLHDTVEDTDTTFDEIEKLFGKEVRDIVADVTDDKSLPKMERKRRQVEHASHCSPKAKLVKLADKLYNLRDLDREVPQGWTQERAQEYFQWASQVVQGLRGSSQALERRLDELFKKHDVIVET, encoded by the exons ATGGATCTTGTAGAGCTTGTTGAATGTGCAGACTTTGCTGCGAGGAAACACAAGGATCAACGCCGCAAGAATGCAGCTGCAACTCCGTACATCAATCATCCAATTG GAGTGGCAAGGATATTGGCCAAAGAGGCAGATGTAACGGACCTGGCAACATTACAG GCTGCACTCTTGCATGACACCGTGGAGGACACTGATACAACCTTTGATGAGATTGAGAAGCTCTTTGGGAAGGAGGTGCGCGACATTGTCGCCGACGTCACCGACGACAAATCCCTTCCCAAGATGGAGCGCAAACGTCGCCAGGTGGAGCATGCCTCCCACTGCAGCCCCAAGGCCAAACTGGTCAAGCTTGCAGACAAGCTCTACAACCTCAGGGACCTGGACCGAGAGGTGCCGCAGGGCTGGACCCAGGAGAGGGCCCAGGAGTACTTCCAGTGGGCCTCGCAGGTGGTCCAGGGTCTCCGCGGGTCCAGCCAAGCCCTGGAGAGGAGACTGGACGAGCTCTTCAAGAAACATGACGTCATTGTAGAAACGTAG